The following DNA comes from Augochlora pura isolate Apur16 chromosome 6, APUR_v2.2.1, whole genome shotgun sequence.
GTATTTCAAGTGGTTTTATTGTCAGTAGAACTATTCATTTACTGTAGGCGTTCTTTAaatcatttgttatttactaACATgacgtaattattattaatcgtttcaataacaatattataatatgttgaAGACTATTttagttaaacaaaaatcaacaatttttgtgttATGTTTTACATGTTAATagagttttatatttcgtattaaatattattatgtacttGAGTACGTAAAGCTCACATATTgggtaatttattataataaattaccaaatattggatttaaaaagtttaagggaaatattttacatactatacatgtatgtatcaTTTTCATGATAGTactcataaaatatttttttataaatactagTGGTGCAATtccttattatttaaatataatttatgtataatttttttattaattatatctatacatatgtcttaaataacataataatgttttggtttaattaaaaatttacagttttatcaagttattaaagaaatacttTCAGATTATTTAATAGACATAGAGTACATTTAGTGCATTAATAAGACAAAATTCCATCTCTCTTAGTGAGCAATGGTCCTAAAGAACACCAGCAACAACCACAGACAGAACATGCTGGTGGAGAAGATACTGGATTTGATTCATGGAGAGGAGGCAATAATACACATCATTCAAGTTATCCAATTGGTACTGGTGACCCATATAGTACTTACTATGCAGGTACCTCATTCCCTTATCAAACATTCGGTGCCGGGGATGGTACTTGGTCAAATGGAACCGATCCTGTTACATTTCTTTCCGGATATGGAGGTCAAATAAGTCACGATGCATATAGCATGGATGGAATGTTTTCTGCTAGTGCAGGAGGTGGTTTTAGTACATTCGGTCAGCctactttcaattattttcatggaAATGGTGATTTTAGTGCCTGGGGTACTCCAAGAAAAACACGTTATGAGGATTATTATCAAGCTCCAcgtggaaatgaaaattatccaACACCTAGTAATACCGAAATTAAGGCTATTGAGCAAAGTGTGCAGGGGTTGTCTCTTGGAAGTGGAGAGGTACCACGGCAAGAACAGCAAACTACATCCACACAACCGATTAAACCCGAACCAAAGGAGCCTAGAAAAATAACATGGGCAAGTGTTGCAAGTCAACCGGCCAAGCCAGTACCTCCACTATCATCTTCTCAGGGAATGAGAAAGAAGGCTGGCATGCCTCCACCACCTATTGTGCCTGGAAAGCATAATATGGACATTGGAACATGGGGTGAAGGTAAATCATCTGCTCCTCCTCCAACAGCACCGCCACCACCACAGGTACAACCTCCTGTTCCACCACCTCCACCATTAGTTCAAAGGCAAagacctcctcctcctcctccatgTTGGAATAGACAGCCTACAACACCTCCGTCACCTCCACAATCACAAATTCATATGCCACCGCAACAACATCAACACCAACAGCAACAACACCatcaacagcaacaacagccACCACCACCTCAACAACATCAGCAACATCCGCAGCAGCATTCACAACCACATCCACAGCAGCATCatcagcagcaacaacaacaacagcaattacaacagcagcagcatcaacaacagcaacaacaacaacagcagcagcagcagcagcaaatTGTACAATCACAATCTCATCCTGTTTTGGATGAACTGaaagtgaaaaatgattataatccTACAGAATTTGATCAAACTGCTCCAGGAGCTAggttttttgttattaaatcttATTCCGAAGATGATATTCatagatctattaaatatgaaatttggTGCAGTACTGAACATGGTAACAAAAGATTAGATCAAGCATATAGAGAAGCCAGTCGTGAAGGTGCACCTTTGTATTTGTTCTTTTCTGTGAATGGATCTGGTCATTTTTGTGGTATGGCACAAATGGTGTCACCTGTTGATTACCAGAGCAACAGCTCTGTTTGGTCTCAAGATAAATGGAAAGGTCAATTCCGTGTACGTTGGATTTATGTAAAGGATGTTCCTAATGTGCAACTTCGTCATATTAAACTAGAAAACAATGAGAATAAACCAGTAACTAATTCGAGGGATGCACAGGAAGTCCCACACGCAAAGGGGGTGACAGTGTTACGTATATTACATACGTATCGGCACTCGACGAGTATCTTTGATGATTTTGGACATTACGAACGCAAACAGGCTGAAGAAGACCAGCGTAAAGCACCACCAAATGCTATACCACATCATCACTCTTCCAATCATAGAAACAGGGGACATACTGATATGCCGAGAGAACATCATCTCCATCAGCCGCACTTGCATCATCAACGTAAAGTAAGTAGTAACTtctaaagtataataattaatagaattcaattccatagttgttaaaatgattgttGTGTTTCTTTACAGGATCGAGATGGTCGCGGCAGAGGCAGAGGAGGTTCGCGGCAGTAGCGATGgatacaacaaaaatatactattatcCAAGATAGTTATCATCATAAAGGAAGCACGCTACGACTAATTATCGTCTTACTACTTACCTTTGCTTTCGTGGATACACAAAGGGCTTCTAATTCCTGTGACCGAACTCTCACCATTGAGACTATCTCCTTCTGTTAAATAATCAACTTGTATGATAATTAGCGTCGCGTCGGcatcataaatattatctaattataCCTACTATGAAGAGGAACATAATTCACTTTCACGGGATATCGAGTAAATTTGCTGACAGTTAAGCATATAGTGTGGTGTTGCGTGCTATTCGTCGAAAAGGTGTTTCTTAAacgtacaaattaaaaatgaaagaaaaaaaatgaaatatggaAGAAGAAAAACTGTAACATGTGGACTAACCCCTTGTAAAATGCTTAAACTTTTGttgataatgaaaaaaaatctaTGCGAGAACAATATTGTAAGCAAGTgtcatttaaatcaattactattttaaacttCAATGGACATATAACCTGGTGCCTGTGACTGAAAGGACTCTCACACCTTTCTTTGTTAAAAAGGTGCAAGGGCTTATTACAacattttaagtttatttgtaacaattatgCTTGATCATTggataataatagaaattattgtcaactgattattttatgcatattctATATCTattgcaaattatatatattacgattattattatattattcatggACTGCAAAAGcgatctaaaatattatataatgaaaaaggatataatattacagttaCTCTATAGTAACGTATTTGATGACGAATATTATTCTACTatttgatgaaaatttcaatgagATATAATTcctattgttaaaattatccgttgtttcactttttttcACTATTTCTACATTCTTTCTgtcttaattttaaaattcttcaaattaaaatggTTTTTATTACAAGGGAAACTTGTCTATAGTTTCACAAATTTTTGAATACATATTAGAGatgattcttttaaaaaaaaaatatcttttgaGAAATATCACTAAATTTAGTCTATTTTTACGGAACTATacgtagaaaattgaatattaatataaaacaaaaactgCTTATCTAATGTGAAATTAGCGAATTAAAACAAAAGATAGATTTTATCATAGATTTGATTACTTTTTTGGTagatacatatacatactataaatAGAACTTCATTTCTAGAGAACTATAAAGTAAATGACGAAACAAtgatattttgtttcaaacgttccacaaaaagaaaaaatgaaattatactttattatgaATCAACAGTCCTTTGAAGATGGATCAGATTTCGTACTATGTAATAATGAACTAGGGTGTGATCttgagttattaaaaaaattgtacaaaaaattatgaattacatGCAATGTAATACAACATTGTTTAATCAAGGTGTAAGGATTATTAAGAGGATTGTACTTCCCTGTATAAACAATTGAAGGATAACAGAAAGGTACCTAAATCATGTGCAGTTGAAGTCTCTTTCCTTGATTCTATGTTGTGAATATTGCAAAAGTGAAACACAtcttattaaagtaatatatcaacgttaaaaatttgtggctgatgtttttaaattacatctCATTTGTAGTTTAAGAGAAATTCAATTGTTCAAGAGGTGAACTCCTAGCA
Coding sequences within:
- the Ythdf gene encoding YTH domain-containing family protein isoform X1, producing the protein MSTGLAGAVSNQRMKGQTNSQVSNGPKEHQQQPQTEHAGGEDTGFDSWRGGNNTHHSSYPIGTGDPYSTYYAGTSFPYQTFGAGDGTWSNGTDPVTFLSGYGGQISHDAYSMDGMFSASAGGGFSTFGQPTFNYFHGNGDFSAWGTPRKTRYEDYYQAPRGNENYPTPSNTEIKAIEQSVQGLSLGSGEVPRQEQQTTSTQPIKPEPKEPRKITWASVASQPAKPVPPLSSSQGMRKKAGMPPPPIVPGKHNMDIGTWGEGKSSAPPPTAPPPPQVQPPVPPPPPLVQRQRPPPPPPCWNRQPTTPPSPPQSQIHMPPQQHQHQQQQHHQQQQQPPPPQQHQQHPQQHSQPHPQQHHQQQQQQQQLQQQQHQQQQQQQQQQQQQQIVQSQSHPVLDELKVKNDYNPTEFDQTAPGARFFVIKSYSEDDIHRSIKYEIWCSTEHGNKRLDQAYREASREGAPLYLFFSVNGSGHFCGMAQMVSPVDYQSNSSVWSQDKWKGQFRVRWIYVKDVPNVQLRHIKLENNENKPVTNSRDAQEVPHAKGVTVLRILHTYRHSTSIFDDFGHYERKQAEEDQRKAPPNAIPHHHSSNHRNRGHTDMPREHHLHQPHLHHQRKDRDGRGRGRGGSRQ
- the Ythdf gene encoding YTH domain-containing family protein isoform X2; this translates as MQRMKGQTNSQVSNGPKEHQQQPQTEHAGGEDTGFDSWRGGNNTHHSSYPIGTGDPYSTYYAGTSFPYQTFGAGDGTWSNGTDPVTFLSGYGGQISHDAYSMDGMFSASAGGGFSTFGQPTFNYFHGNGDFSAWGTPRKTRYEDYYQAPRGNENYPTPSNTEIKAIEQSVQGLSLGSGEVPRQEQQTTSTQPIKPEPKEPRKITWASVASQPAKPVPPLSSSQGMRKKAGMPPPPIVPGKHNMDIGTWGEGKSSAPPPTAPPPPQVQPPVPPPPPLVQRQRPPPPPPCWNRQPTTPPSPPQSQIHMPPQQHQHQQQQHHQQQQQPPPPQQHQQHPQQHSQPHPQQHHQQQQQQQQLQQQQHQQQQQQQQQQQQQQIVQSQSHPVLDELKVKNDYNPTEFDQTAPGARFFVIKSYSEDDIHRSIKYEIWCSTEHGNKRLDQAYREASREGAPLYLFFSVNGSGHFCGMAQMVSPVDYQSNSSVWSQDKWKGQFRVRWIYVKDVPNVQLRHIKLENNENKPVTNSRDAQEVPHAKGVTVLRILHTYRHSTSIFDDFGHYERKQAEEDQRKAPPNAIPHHHSSNHRNRGHTDMPREHHLHQPHLHHQRKDRDGRGRGRGGSRQ